Proteins encoded within one genomic window of Cydia pomonella isolate Wapato2018A chromosome 12, ilCydPomo1, whole genome shotgun sequence:
- the LOC133523847 gene encoding uncharacterized protein LOC133523847 isoform X1 has product MGPKKGKVDPKAAAAAKAMMAGAPPKPKKIPPPPACFTPEDIAKYKEMFKAHDEDNTEKIPLKLIPLMLRKLGFNPKAEEVKEMFRLFLEDDLVDTVELHEWYFMIEAKLKWGDDIELVVTKAMQTLGQDEKETGLCDLELLKTELFTWGEPLIEEEFVDWVKLAMKDKTYDVVTGRINYVKFIENMNAKDERATKEPINFFKLDQKTLAAMAMKKAQEEKEEQEKKEAEKRAREEAKRQKMIADGLIPPD; this is encoded by the exons ATGGGACCCAAAAAAGGCAAAGTAGATCCGAAGGCAGCGGCGGCGGCCAAAGCGATGATGGCGGGGGCCCCGCCGAAGCCGAAGAAGATCCCGCCACCGCCCGCCTGCTTCACGCCCGAAGACATCGCGAAGTATAAGGAAATGTTTAAGGCGCATGATGAAGATAACACGGAAAAG ATACCACTTAAGCTCATCCCTCTAATGCTACGAAAGCTGGGCTTCAACCCCAAAGCCGAGGAAGTGAAGGAGATGTTCCGACTGTTCCTTGAAGACGACCTGGTCGACACGGTGGAGCTCCACGAGTGGTACTTCATGATCGAAGCCAAGCTCAAGTGGGGGGATGATATCGAGCTGGTGGTGACCAAAGCCATGCAGACTTTGGGGCAGGATGAAAAAGAAACAG GGTTGTGTGACTTAGAGCTTCTTAAAACAGAGCTGTTCACCTGGGGGGAGCCGCTGATAGAAGAAGAGTTCGTAGATTGGGTCAAACTGGCGATGAAAGATAAAACTTATGATGTAGTGACCGGACGGATCAATTATGTCAAGTTTATTGAGAATATGAACGCTAAG gATGAAAGAGCGACAAAGGAACCAATAAACTTCTTCAAGTTGGACCAGAAGACTTTGGCCGCCATGGCGATGAAGAAGGCACAAGAAGAGAAGGAAGAACAGGAGAAGAAGGAAGCAGAGAAGAGAGCGAGAGAAGAAGCCAAGAGGCAGAAGATGATAGCAGATGGGTTGATACCACCCGATTAG
- the LOC133523847 gene encoding uncharacterized protein LOC133523847 isoform X2: MGPKKGKVDPKPKKIPPPPACFTPEDIAKYKEMFKAHDEDNTEKIPLKLIPLMLRKLGFNPKAEEVKEMFRLFLEDDLVDTVELHEWYFMIEAKLKWGDDIELVVTKAMQTLGQDEKETGLCDLELLKTELFTWGEPLIEEEFVDWVKLAMKDKTYDVVTGRINYVKFIENMNAKDERATKEPINFFKLDQKTLAAMAMKKAQEEKEEQEKKEAEKRAREEAKRQKMIADGLIPPD, from the exons ATGGGACCCAAAAAAGGCAAAGTAGATCCGAAG CCGAAGAAGATCCCGCCACCGCCCGCCTGCTTCACGCCCGAAGACATCGCGAAGTATAAGGAAATGTTTAAGGCGCATGATGAAGATAACACGGAAAAG ATACCACTTAAGCTCATCCCTCTAATGCTACGAAAGCTGGGCTTCAACCCCAAAGCCGAGGAAGTGAAGGAGATGTTCCGACTGTTCCTTGAAGACGACCTGGTCGACACGGTGGAGCTCCACGAGTGGTACTTCATGATCGAAGCCAAGCTCAAGTGGGGGGATGATATCGAGCTGGTGGTGACCAAAGCCATGCAGACTTTGGGGCAGGATGAAAAAGAAACAG GGTTGTGTGACTTAGAGCTTCTTAAAACAGAGCTGTTCACCTGGGGGGAGCCGCTGATAGAAGAAGAGTTCGTAGATTGGGTCAAACTGGCGATGAAAGATAAAACTTATGATGTAGTGACCGGACGGATCAATTATGTCAAGTTTATTGAGAATATGAACGCTAAG gATGAAAGAGCGACAAAGGAACCAATAAACTTCTTCAAGTTGGACCAGAAGACTTTGGCCGCCATGGCGATGAAGAAGGCACAAGAAGAGAAGGAAGAACAGGAGAAGAAGGAAGCAGAGAAGAGAGCGAGAGAAGAAGCCAAGAGGCAGAAGATGATAGCAGATGGGTTGATACCACCCGATTAG